The proteins below come from a single Vicinamibacterales bacterium genomic window:
- the leuB gene encoding 3-isopropylmalate dehydrogenase, with amino-acid sequence MKVATIALLPGDGIGPEVTAAASSVLKAVEDRFGHAFDLRTYAVGGAALDAGYPPLPTETLEGCLGADGIFLGAVGHPKFDDKAPEERPEAAILKLRRELEAFANLRPARVWPGLENGGSLKPEVVKGVDILVVRELTGGLYYGLPRGVAEDGQSAFNTMRYSVEEIERIATVAFESARLRGKRVTSVDKANVLETSRLWRKVVTDAGKRYPDIELSHEYVDACALLIASKPDRYDVILTENLFGDILSDESGAIVGSLGLLPSASVGGKVGLFEPVHGSAPDIANENKANPIGAIGSVAMLLRHSLKLDVEATAVEQAIGDTLAAGYRTVDLVPMDNKPPVGSKAMTTAIIEQFHAAA; translated from the coding sequence ATGAAGGTTGCCACAATTGCTCTATTGCCGGGAGACGGGATCGGCCCGGAGGTGACTGCTGCTGCCAGTAGCGTCCTGAAAGCCGTGGAGGATCGTTTCGGTCACGCTTTTGACCTTCGAACCTATGCGGTGGGTGGTGCGGCGCTGGATGCAGGCTACCCCCCATTGCCAACCGAGACGCTTGAGGGTTGTCTCGGAGCCGACGGAATCTTCCTCGGCGCGGTTGGCCATCCCAAGTTTGACGACAAGGCGCCAGAAGAGCGCCCTGAAGCGGCAATTTTAAAGCTCCGCCGTGAGCTGGAGGCATTCGCAAACCTTCGGCCTGCGCGGGTCTGGCCGGGCCTAGAAAATGGAGGCTCACTTAAGCCTGAGGTCGTGAAAGGCGTCGATATCTTAGTTGTCCGTGAGTTAACTGGTGGTTTGTACTACGGCCTGCCTCGTGGCGTTGCTGAAGACGGTCAGTCAGCCTTCAACACCATGCGCTATTCGGTTGAGGAAATCGAACGGATCGCCACCGTCGCGTTTGAAAGTGCACGCCTCCGCGGGAAACGGGTCACCTCTGTAGACAAAGCCAACGTCCTCGAAACCTCAAGACTCTGGCGGAAGGTTGTGACGGACGCCGGTAAGCGGTACCCGGATATTGAACTAAGCCATGAGTATGTTGATGCATGCGCCCTGCTAATTGCGTCAAAACCTGATCGTTACGATGTCATCCTTACGGAGAATCTGTTCGGCGATATTTTGTCGGATGAATCCGGTGCCATTGTGGGTTCGTTAGGCCTGTTGCCATCGGCGAGTGTCGGCGGAAAAGTCGGCCTCTTTGAGCCGGTTCACGGGTCGGCACCAGACATCGCGAACGAGAACAAGGCAAATCCGATTGGTGCAATTGGCTCAGTGGCGATGCTCTTGCGGCATTCACTGAAGCTAGACGTTGAGGCGACGGCTGTGGAGCAAGCGATCGGTGATACCCTTGCGGCCGGTTATCGTACGGTCGACTTGGTCCCGATGGACAATAAGCCACCGGTCGGCTCAAAGGCGATGACTACCGCCATCATCGAACAATTCCACGCTGCAGCATAA